One genomic window of Haliotis asinina isolate JCU_RB_2024 chromosome 4, JCU_Hal_asi_v2, whole genome shotgun sequence includes the following:
- the LOC137281390 gene encoding uncharacterized protein isoform X2, which produces MESLIDSLDADKWETIDVATKGDGYKEYKVMRQHKEDPYGTFKYLIQQEDDDPKAVYLVGCKIGMDPLKDIGTAELKLDAEEKHVLGVDLDGDIVAKK; this is translated from the exons ATGGAGTCCCTGATCGACAGTTTGGATGCAGACAAGTGGGAGACTATAGACGTTGCAACCAAGGGCGATG GTTACAAAGAGTACAAGGTGATGCGGCAGCACAAGGAGGACCCATACGGTACCTTCAAGTACCTCATTCAGCAGGAGGACGATGATCCTAAGGCTGTGTACCTCGTTGGCTGCAAGATCGGCATGGACCCTCTCAAAGATATCGGCACAGCTGAGCTCAAGCTGGACGCGGAAGAAAAGCACGTTCTTGGCGTCGACCTCGATGGCGATATTGTTGCTAAGAAGTAG